One Epinephelus lanceolatus isolate andai-2023 chromosome 17, ASM4190304v1, whole genome shotgun sequence genomic window carries:
- the cdk1 gene encoding cyclin-dependent kinase 1 produces the protein MEDYLKIEKIGEGTYGVVYKGRHKATGQVVAMKKIRLESEEEGVPSTAVREVSLLQELNHPNVVRLLDVLMQESRLYLIFEFLSMDLKKYLDSIPSGQYMDPMLVKSYLYQILEGIYFCHCRRVLHRDLKPQNLLIDNKGVIKLADFGLARAFGVPVRVYTHEVVTLWYRAPEVLLGSPRYSTPVDVWSTGTIFAELATKKPLFHGDSEIDQLFRIFRTLGTPNNEVWPDVESLPDYKNTFPKWKSGNLSSMVKNLDKNGLDLLAKMLTYNPPKRISAREAMTHPYFDDLDKSTLPAASINKI, from the exons ATGGAAGACTACCTGAAGATAGAGAAAATTGGAGaag GTACCTATGGGGTGGTGTATAAGGGCAGGCACAAGGCCACAGGGCAAGTTGTGGCCATGAAGAAGATCCGTCtggagagtgaggaggagggggttcCCAGTACTGCTGTCAGAGAAGTGTCTCTGCTTCAAGAGCTCAATCATCCCAACGTTGTAAG ACTCCTGGATGTCCTGATGCAAGAGTCTCGTCTTTACCTCATCTTTGAGTTCCTGTCCATGGACCTGAAAAAGTACCTGGACTCCATCCCCTCTGGCCAATACATGGACCCTATGCTGGTCAAG AGCTACCTTTACCAGATCTTGGAAGGCATTTACTTTTGTCACTGTCGTCGAGTCCTCCACAGAGACCTGAAACCTCAGAACCTCCTCATCGACAACAAGGGAGTCATCAAACTGGCAGACTTTGGCCTGGCTCGGGCCTTTGGTGTTCCTGTCAGGGTCTACACCCATGAG GTTGTAACTCTTTGGTACCGGGCTCCAGAGGTCCTCCTAGGTTCACCCCGATATTCAACCCCTGTTGACGTTTGGAGCACTGGGACCATCTTTGCTGAGCTTGCCACTAAAAAGCCTCTGTTTCATGGAGACTCAGAGATAGACCAGCTCTTTAGGATCTTCAG GACTCTGGGAACCCCAAACAATGAAGTGTGGCCTGATGTAGAGAGCCTGCCTGACTACAAAAACACCTTCCCTAAATGgaagtctggcaacctgtcatCAATGGTGAAAAACCTGGATAAGAATGGCCTGGATCTACTGGCG AAAATGTTGACCTACAATCCCCCCAAGAGGATCTCAGCACGTGAGGCCATGACTCACCCCTACTTCGATGACCTAGACAAATCCACCCTGCCTGCTGCCAGCATCAACAAAATCTAA